Part of the Triticum urartu cultivar G1812 chromosome 2, Tu2.1, whole genome shotgun sequence genome, TACAAACGGGATAAGAGAATTCATAATGCTaccttttttttcttctgaacTAAGGTAACTAGGAAATAAAACATCAAGTACAAAAATCAGTAATAAAACCCAGTGTAGACTACTAGAGTAATTTCAGTATCTTAGTCGTCCATGTTTGATTGCGTCATAATTTTATAAAGAGAAAATTTGGTTTACTGGGGACAACATCAGCGGGCACAACAGTAACGCAATCATTCTGTCACCATGCTCATTCGGCCATTCCCCTCTCATCGACACAGCCCAAGCACGCAATTATTCGCATGGTTTCTGCATCCATGGCTAATCCAAAGTAGCCTAGTGGTAAATCAATTAAATTTCCATCACCACGTAAAAGCACCAGGAATCACCTTCATCCTACGCATGGAACTGCAGCAAGAGATCCATGGCAGCACCCCGCCGCCGTTGCACGTCCAGCACCGGCTCGGCGGTGGCCTCCGGCGCCACGCAAGCGCCACTCGAACGGGGCCCGAGGGGCCACGAAGGCGGGACGGGCCGTTTCCGGCGCTTGTTCCCCTGCAGGGCGCACTCCCGGAGCCCGTCCTCCACCTCCCCGATCATCGGCTCCCCCGCCTCGCAGCCATCCGCCATGGGCTGATCGTTGTCGGACGGCACGGCGGCGGGCGCGTCGAGGCGGGAGAGGAAGCTGCCGATGGCGGCGTGAGCGTCGCGGAGGGTGGCGGCCGCAGCGGCTGCGGCCGAGGAGGATGATGGCGCGGAGAGCGCGGCCGCGGCCTCGGCGGCCAGGCGGATGGCGGCGGCCAGGTCGGTCAGCGGCGGTGCCTGTCGCGGCGGCGGGAGATCGAGCTCCATGGCTGGCCCAGCGAGGTGTGGCGAGCcgtgacggcggcggcggcccggCCGATGCGAACAGACGGAGGAAAGAATCGTCGCGCTGGCCAGGTTTGGCGTTGTAGCGGCGGGGATAAAACTTCCAGAAGGGTCGACATAATAATCGGTTACGTGGTGCTTACGTGTACACAAATATAGTAACAAATGAAACGTGTGCTGGGCTTGTAGCAAATCGAAACGTTCCTTCTTGTCAGTTAAAAACTTGATTTTTTttagacacaagcgctcatatcattttgagatttacgaagtcaccgtaggcgcctcgtcgtcgacgggaacgtctcctctcACTGAAAGCGCATTgccgaaaatcctgaaataaatccagaaataatgcgagcaccaggatttgaaccctggtgggtttgggaataccactgtccacctaaccatctcAACCACAGGTTGGTATGAGTTGTCAACAACATATCTGGGTCTTTTTTTAACGGTTTTGCTATTTTTCAGCTGAGTGATTTTCAATTGGCTGTCATTCAAATTCTTATCATTCAAATTCTTGGCCGTCCGATCGCGCGATGTGATTCACGCTAAGATTTGTGGTTTTGTGGCTGGTTGTCCTTTTGAACCGGGTTCGGTTTTATTTTGTTGGGCGCGGTTTATCGGGTCTGCCCGTTACTAGACGctcgttttttttcttttcctttctccctcttttccttTCTCCCTCCGTTTATAAGAAAATACACTGTaatcctgaaggaaatatgccctagaggcaataataaagttattatttatttccttatatcatgataaaaatttattattcatgctagaattgtattaaccggaaacataatacatgtgtgaatacatagacaaacagagtgtcactagtatgcctctactagactagcttgttaatcaaagatggttatgtttcctaaccatggacaaagagttgtcatttgattaacaggatcacatcattagttgaatgatctgattgacatgacccattccattagcttagcacccgatcgtttagtatgttgctattgctttcttcatgacttatacatgttcctatgactatgagattatgcaactccgtttgccggaggaacactttgtgtgctaccaaacgtcacaacgtaactgggtgattataaaggagctctacaggtgtctccaaaggtacatgttgggttggcgtatttcgagattaggatttgtcactccgattgtcggagaggtatctctgggccctctcggtaatgcatatcacataagccttgcaagcattgcaactaatgagttagttgcggatgatgtattacggaacgagtaaagagacttgcaggtaaGAGATTGAATATTGCATACCGAGAGGGCAAGCCCATCGGAGATAGCTCACATACTCAAGCAATGCAATGAGTTAATTGcaattacggaacgagtaaaagagacttgccggtaacgagattgaactaggtattgataccgacgatcgaatctcgggcaagtaacataccgatgacaaagggaacaacgtatgttgttatgcggtctgaccgataaagatcttcgtagaatatgtatgagccaatatgagcatccaggttccgctattggttattgaccggagacgtgtctcggtcatgtctacattgttctcgaacccgtagggtccgcacgcttaaggtttcgatgacagttatattatgagtttatgattttgtaccgaaggttgttcggagtcccggatgtgatcacggacatgacgaggagtctcgaaatggtcgagacataaagattgatatattggaagcctatgtttggatgaagtgttccgggtgaaatcggg contains:
- the LOC125539117 gene encoding uncharacterized protein LOC125539117, producing the protein MELDLPPPRQAPPLTDLAAAIRLAAEAAAALSAPSSSSAAAAAAATLRDAHAAIGSFLSRLDAPAAVPSDNDQPMADGCEAGEPMIGEVEDGLRECALQGNKRRKRPVPPSWPLGPRSSGACVAPEATAEPVLDVQRRRGAAMDLLLQFHA